In Solanum pennellii chromosome 3, SPENNV200, a single window of DNA contains:
- the LOC107012870 gene encoding probably inactive leucine-rich repeat receptor-like protein kinase At5g06940 isoform X1, whose translation MATICKSSISLFFSLSLFVLSCAMDEGDILLRFKDSVNDPLNLLSSWSKHSTSECNWSGITCSSSSSSISSINLVSFNLSGSISSSICELPNLVHLNLANNLFNQPIPLHLSQCATLQSLNLSNNLIWGTIPDQIYLFQSLKILDFSRNHLQGRIPQGIGSLKHLQILNLGSNLLSGPFPLVFSNLTQLIILDLSQNPLFLTRIPHDIAKLTKLQMLFLQSSGFYGELVPNLFQGLKSLVILDLSHNNITATLPIVGFSLPNLVSFDVSRNKLSGSFPCGICEAKGLVHLGLHRNFFNGSIPNDSINKCMNLETFQVHDNLFLGNFPSRLWSLPRIKLIRAENNNFSGEIPDSISKAAQLEQVQIDNNSFTSKIPHGLGLIRSLYRFSASVNGLYGELPTNLCDSPVMSILNLSHNYLSGTIPELMNCKKIVSLSLAHNNFIGEIPKSLGALPVLTYLDLSHNNLSGQIPQELQNLKLALFNVSFNRLSGRVPASLISGLPASFLQGNPDLCGPGFSSSCSHEKTIPKDVNLSKLTSVLISAVAISSIIAAAVGFYITRRCRKQRSEMNGWRSVFFYPLRVTENDVMMEMCDKNARGNGGTFGRVYIVNLPSGELIAVKKLMNFGTHSEIKTLAKTRHKNITKILGFCYSNNAILLIYEYVARGSLGDLIGKPDFELPWSVRLRIAIGVAQGLEYLHKDYLPHLLHRNLKSTNILLDADYEPKMTDFALDLIIGEAAFKSSLGSDACCYLAPECGYTKRASEEMDTYSFGVILLELITGQRTDKAECGDVVKWVRRKINIRNGALQIIDPKISSASQHEMLGALDIALRCTSVMPEKRPSMVQVLRILHSLHSTSNLPYIHQPSTSTSTSTHTHS comes from the exons ATGGCGACTATCTGCAAATCCTCCATCTCTCTGTTTTTTTCATTGTCATTGTTTGTTCTGAGTTGTGCTATGGATGAAGGTGATATTCTTCTAAGATTTAAAGACTCTGTTAATGACCCTTTAAACCTTCTTTCAAGCTGGTCTAAACACTCGACAAGTGAATGTAACTGGAGTGGTATCACTTGTTCATCTTCGTCTTCTTCCATATCTTCTATTAACCTCGTAAGTTTCAATCTTTCAGGTTCAATTTCATCTTCTATCTGTGAACTTCCTAATCTTGTCCATCTCAATCTTGCAAATAACCTCTTTAATCAGCCTATACCTCTGCATCTTTCACAGTGTGCTACTTTACAGAGTCTTAATCTCAGTAATAATCTCATTTGGGGCACTATTCCAGATCAAATTTATCTGTTTCAGTCGCTCAAAATTCTTGATTTCAGTAGAAACCATCTACAAGGAAGGATCCCACAAGGCATAGGCTCGTTGAAACACCTTCAAATTCTCAACTTAGGAAGCAACTTGCTTTCAGGTCCTTTTCCTCTCGTTTTTTCTAACTTAACTCAACTTATCATTCTTGATCTATCTCAAAATCCATTGTTCCTCACTCGCATTCCTCATGATATTGCTAAACTTACTAAGCTTCAGATGCTTTTCTTGCAAAGCTCTGGTTTTTATGGTGAATTAGTACCAAACTTGTTCCAGGGTTTAAAAAGTTTGGTCATTTTGGATTTATCACACAATAATATCACTGCTACTTTACCAATAGTTGGTTTTTCTCTACCAAACTTGGTTTCTTTTGATGTCTCAAGAAACAAGCTTTCTGGATCATTTCCATGTGGTATATGTGAAGCCAAAGGTCTTGTCCATCTTGGTTTGCATAGAAACTTCTTCAATGGTTCAATACCTAATGACTCCATTAACAAGTGCATGAATCTTGAAACTTTTCAAGTTCACGATAACTTGTTCTTGGGGAATTTTCCTTCAAGGTTATGGTCGTTGCCCCGGATAAAGCTCATCAGAGCTGAAAACAACAACTTCTCTGGAGAAATTCCTGATTCCATATCAAAGGCTGCTCAGTTGGAGCAGGTTCAGATTGATAATAATAGTTTTACTAGTAAAATTCCGCATGGTCTTGGGTTGATTAGAAGCTTGTACAGGTTTTCTGCATCTGTCAATGGTTTGTATGGTGAGCTTCCTACAAACTTGTGTGATTCACCAGTAATGAGCATTTTAAATCTGTCACATAATTATCTTTCTGGAACGATTCCTGAATTGATGAATTGCAAAAAGATAGTCTCGTTATCACTAGCTCATAACAATTTCATTGGTGAAATACCAAAATCACTCGGTGCACTGCCTGTTTTAACATATCTTGATCTTTCCCACAATAATCTCAGTGGTCAAATTCCACAAGAGCTTCAGAACTTGAAGCTTGCTTTATTTAATGTCTCCTTCAATAGACTATCCGGTAGAGTTCCAGCTTCATTGATTTCTGGCCTTCCTGCTTCATTTTTACAAGGAAATCCTGACCTTTGTGGTCCAGGATTCTCCAGTTCTTGCTCACATGAAAAAACAATTCCTAAAGATGTTAATCTTTCAAAATTAACATCTGTCTTAATTTCAGCTGTTGCAATTTCTTCCATAATTGCTGCTGCTGTTGGATTTTACATAACAAGGCGGTGTAGGAAACAAAGATCCGAAATGAATGGTTGGAGATCAGTTTTTTTCTACCCTTTGAGAGTTACAGAGAATGATGTGATGATGGAAATGTGTGATAAGAATGCTAGAGGAAATGGGGGAACCTTTGGAAGAGTTTATATCGTAAATTTACCAAGTGGGGAGTTGATAGCTGTGAAGAAGTTAATGAATTTCGGAACTCATTCTGAGATAAAAACTTTAGCAAAGACGAGGCATAAGAACATCACAAAGATTCTTGGATTTTGTTACTCTAATAATGCgatattattgatatatgaatatgtagCAAGAGGAAGCCTAGGGGATCTGATTGGGAAACCTGATTTTGAATTACCATGGAGTGTTAGGTTGCGCATTGCCATTGGAGTAGCTCAAGGACTCGAATATCTCCATAAAGATTACCTCCCTCATTTACTTCATCGAAACCtgaaatcaactaatattcttctTGATGCTGATTATGAACCAAAAATGACCGATTTTGCTCTAGACCTGATAATTGGAGAAGCTGCATTTAAGTCATCTTTGGGTTCAGATGCTTGCTGTTATTTGGCACCAG AATGTGGATACACGAAAAGGGCTAGTGAGGAAATGGACACATACAGCTTTGGTGTAATCCTACTTGAGCTTATAACAGGGCAGCGAACAGACAAGGCAGAATGCGGTGATGTGGTGAAGTGGGTAAGAAGGAAAATAAACATTAGAAATGGAGCACTTCAAATTATTGATCCCAAAATTTCAAGTGCTTCACAACATGAGATGCTTGGAGCTCTAGACATTGCTCTGCGCTGCACATCTGTAATGCCAGAGAAACGACCTTCGATGGTCCAAGTTCTTAGGATACTGCATTCTCTCCATTCAACATCCAACCTTCCATATATCCATCAACCATCCACTTCCACTTCCACTTCCACCCATACTCATTCTTAA
- the LOC107012870 gene encoding probably inactive leucine-rich repeat receptor-like protein kinase At5g06940 isoform X2: MATICKSSISLFFSLSLFVLSCAMDEGDILLRFKDSVNDPLNLLSSWSKHSTSECNWSGITCSSSSSSISSINLVSFNLSGSISSSICELPNLVHLNLANNLFNQPIPLHLSQCATLQSLNLSNNLIWGTIPDQIYLFQSLKILDFSRNHLQGRIPQGIGSLKHLQILNLGSNLLSGPFPLVFSNLTQLIILDLSQNPLFLTRIPHDIAKLTKLQMLFLQSSGFYGELVPNLFQGLKSLVILDLSHNNITATLPIVGFSLPNLVSFDVSRNKLSGSFPCGICEAKGLVHLGLHRNFFNGSIPNDSINKCMNLETFQVHDNLFLGNFPSRLWSLPRIKLIRAENNNFSGEIPDSISKAAQLEQVQIDNNSFTSKIPHGLGLIRSLYRFSASVNGLYAVAISSIIAAAVGFYITRRCRKQRSEMNGWRSVFFYPLRVTENDVMMEMCDKNARGNGGTFGRVYIVNLPSGELIAVKKLMNFGTHSEIKTLAKTRHKNITKILGFCYSNNAILLIYEYVARGSLGDLIGKPDFELPWSVRLRIAIGVAQGLEYLHKDYLPHLLHRNLKSTNILLDADYEPKMTDFALDLIIGEAAFKSSLGSDACCYLAPECGYTKRASEEMDTYSFGVILLELITGQRTDKAECGDVVKWVRRKINIRNGALQIIDPKISSASQHEMLGALDIALRCTSVMPEKRPSMVQVLRILHSLHSTSNLPYIHQPSTSTSTSTHTHS; the protein is encoded by the exons ATGGCGACTATCTGCAAATCCTCCATCTCTCTGTTTTTTTCATTGTCATTGTTTGTTCTGAGTTGTGCTATGGATGAAGGTGATATTCTTCTAAGATTTAAAGACTCTGTTAATGACCCTTTAAACCTTCTTTCAAGCTGGTCTAAACACTCGACAAGTGAATGTAACTGGAGTGGTATCACTTGTTCATCTTCGTCTTCTTCCATATCTTCTATTAACCTCGTAAGTTTCAATCTTTCAGGTTCAATTTCATCTTCTATCTGTGAACTTCCTAATCTTGTCCATCTCAATCTTGCAAATAACCTCTTTAATCAGCCTATACCTCTGCATCTTTCACAGTGTGCTACTTTACAGAGTCTTAATCTCAGTAATAATCTCATTTGGGGCACTATTCCAGATCAAATTTATCTGTTTCAGTCGCTCAAAATTCTTGATTTCAGTAGAAACCATCTACAAGGAAGGATCCCACAAGGCATAGGCTCGTTGAAACACCTTCAAATTCTCAACTTAGGAAGCAACTTGCTTTCAGGTCCTTTTCCTCTCGTTTTTTCTAACTTAACTCAACTTATCATTCTTGATCTATCTCAAAATCCATTGTTCCTCACTCGCATTCCTCATGATATTGCTAAACTTACTAAGCTTCAGATGCTTTTCTTGCAAAGCTCTGGTTTTTATGGTGAATTAGTACCAAACTTGTTCCAGGGTTTAAAAAGTTTGGTCATTTTGGATTTATCACACAATAATATCACTGCTACTTTACCAATAGTTGGTTTTTCTCTACCAAACTTGGTTTCTTTTGATGTCTCAAGAAACAAGCTTTCTGGATCATTTCCATGTGGTATATGTGAAGCCAAAGGTCTTGTCCATCTTGGTTTGCATAGAAACTTCTTCAATGGTTCAATACCTAATGACTCCATTAACAAGTGCATGAATCTTGAAACTTTTCAAGTTCACGATAACTTGTTCTTGGGGAATTTTCCTTCAAGGTTATGGTCGTTGCCCCGGATAAAGCTCATCAGAGCTGAAAACAACAACTTCTCTGGAGAAATTCCTGATTCCATATCAAAGGCTGCTCAGTTGGAGCAGGTTCAGATTGATAATAATAGTTTTACTAGTAAAATTCCGCATGGTCTTGGGTTGATTAGAAGCTTGTACAGGTTTTCTGCATCTGTCAATGGTTTGTATG CTGTTGCAATTTCTTCCATAATTGCTGCTGCTGTTGGATTTTACATAACAAGGCGGTGTAGGAAACAAAGATCCGAAATGAATGGTTGGAGATCAGTTTTTTTCTACCCTTTGAGAGTTACAGAGAATGATGTGATGATGGAAATGTGTGATAAGAATGCTAGAGGAAATGGGGGAACCTTTGGAAGAGTTTATATCGTAAATTTACCAAGTGGGGAGTTGATAGCTGTGAAGAAGTTAATGAATTTCGGAACTCATTCTGAGATAAAAACTTTAGCAAAGACGAGGCATAAGAACATCACAAAGATTCTTGGATTTTGTTACTCTAATAATGCgatattattgatatatgaatatgtagCAAGAGGAAGCCTAGGGGATCTGATTGGGAAACCTGATTTTGAATTACCATGGAGTGTTAGGTTGCGCATTGCCATTGGAGTAGCTCAAGGACTCGAATATCTCCATAAAGATTACCTCCCTCATTTACTTCATCGAAACCtgaaatcaactaatattcttctTGATGCTGATTATGAACCAAAAATGACCGATTTTGCTCTAGACCTGATAATTGGAGAAGCTGCATTTAAGTCATCTTTGGGTTCAGATGCTTGCTGTTATTTGGCACCAG AATGTGGATACACGAAAAGGGCTAGTGAGGAAATGGACACATACAGCTTTGGTGTAATCCTACTTGAGCTTATAACAGGGCAGCGAACAGACAAGGCAGAATGCGGTGATGTGGTGAAGTGGGTAAGAAGGAAAATAAACATTAGAAATGGAGCACTTCAAATTATTGATCCCAAAATTTCAAGTGCTTCACAACATGAGATGCTTGGAGCTCTAGACATTGCTCTGCGCTGCACATCTGTAATGCCAGAGAAACGACCTTCGATGGTCCAAGTTCTTAGGATACTGCATTCTCTCCATTCAACATCCAACCTTCCATATATCCATCAACCATCCACTTCCACTTCCACTTCCACCCATACTCATTCTTAA